A genomic region of Micromonospora sp. NBC_01796 contains the following coding sequences:
- a CDS encoding pectate lyase family protein, with translation MTAPTPTPNTRRRTSRWSALAAAGLAAALATALVVTTGTAQAAPLFGDNFDDGNHNGWSSSGGSWSVITDGTGALRQASTGADARVRAGTASWTNYTVTARVKPTAFGTGDRLAGVAARAQGSGSYYYLGVRADGAAILGKLAAGTHTTLASAPLPVTVGTWYALSLAVNGSTLTGRVNGGSPLTVTDTQFASGQIGLFGRYAAANFDDVSVESGPPGPTPSTPAPTTPGPTPTTPTPTTPAPTTPVPTGTPTAPVTGRADGFASVNALGQNGTTGGAGGPVVTASTTAQFLDYIARPGPYVIQVVGTITLPTGTSDGMHDVTSDKTIVGVGANAVLSGGGLNIGLPVSDTITSPPADAVHNVIIRNLHLTGATDDLLNVQMFSHHIWIDHNEFSNGDDGAVDIKRGSDFVTVSWNNFHDHDKTLLLSHDEDAGAQDIGRLHVTYHHNYFNRSDQRHPRVRFSDLTHVYNNYYFDNSYGVASTYDAGVLVEGNYFYSVNNPGRVEFSGDLGRIVERGNILVDCNHPIETRGAVTEPSTYYSYRLDNAADIPTIVPAGAGVGKLG, from the coding sequence GTGACCGCACCCACCCCCACCCCGAACACCCGGCGGCGAACGTCGCGCTGGTCTGCCCTGGCCGCGGCCGGGCTGGCAGCCGCGCTCGCCACCGCCCTGGTCGTCACCACCGGCACCGCCCAGGCGGCACCGCTGTTCGGCGACAACTTCGACGACGGCAACCACAACGGCTGGAGCAGTTCCGGCGGCTCCTGGAGCGTCATCACCGACGGCACCGGCGCGCTGCGCCAGGCCAGCACCGGCGCCGACGCCCGGGTCCGGGCCGGCACCGCGAGCTGGACCAACTACACGGTCACCGCGCGGGTCAAACCCACCGCCTTCGGCACCGGCGACCGGCTGGCCGGGGTCGCGGCCCGCGCCCAGGGCAGCGGAAGCTACTACTACCTCGGCGTCCGCGCCGACGGTGCGGCCATCCTCGGCAAGCTCGCCGCCGGCACCCACACGACCCTGGCCAGCGCGCCGCTGCCGGTCACCGTCGGCACCTGGTACGCGCTGAGCCTGGCCGTCAACGGCAGCACCCTGACCGGGCGGGTCAACGGCGGCAGCCCGCTGACCGTCACCGACACCCAGTTCGCCAGCGGCCAGATCGGCCTGTTCGGCCGGTACGCCGCAGCCAACTTCGACGACGTGAGCGTCGAGTCCGGCCCGCCGGGCCCGACCCCGTCCACCCCCGCACCGACCACCCCCGGACCGACACCCACCACCCCGACCCCCACCACCCCGGCGCCGACCACACCGGTACCGACCGGTACCCCGACCGCCCCGGTCACCGGGCGGGCCGACGGGTTCGCCAGCGTCAACGCGCTCGGCCAGAACGGCACCACCGGTGGCGCCGGTGGTCCGGTGGTCACCGCCTCCACCACCGCGCAGTTCCTGGACTACATCGCCCGCCCCGGCCCGTACGTGATCCAGGTCGTCGGCACGATCACCCTGCCCACCGGCACCAGCGACGGCATGCACGACGTCACCTCGGACAAGACCATCGTCGGGGTGGGCGCCAACGCGGTCCTGTCCGGCGGCGGGCTCAACATCGGGCTGCCGGTCAGCGACACCATCACCTCCCCGCCGGCGGACGCGGTCCACAACGTCATCATCCGCAACCTGCACCTCACCGGGGCGACCGACGACCTGCTCAACGTGCAGATGTTCAGCCACCACATCTGGATCGACCACAACGAGTTCTCCAACGGCGACGACGGCGCGGTGGACATCAAGCGCGGGTCGGACTTCGTCACGGTCTCCTGGAACAACTTCCACGACCACGACAAGACCCTGCTGCTCTCGCACGACGAGGACGCCGGGGCGCAGGACATCGGCCGGCTGCACGTCACGTACCACCACAACTACTTCAACCGCTCCGACCAGCGGCATCCACGGGTGCGGTTCTCCGACCTCACCCACGTCTACAACAACTACTACTTCGACAACAGCTACGGGGTCGCGTCCACGTACGACGCCGGGGTGCTGGTCGAGGGGAACTACTTCTACAGCGTGAACAACCCGGGCCGGGTCGAGTTCAGCGGCGACCTCGGCCGGATCGTCGAACGCGGAAACATCCTCGTGGACTGCAACCACCCGATCGAGACCCGGGGCGCGGTCACCGAGCCGAGCACGTACTACAGCTATCGGCTGGACAACGCCGCCGACATCCCGACCATCGTCCCGGCCGGTGCCGGGGTGGGAAAGCTGGGCTGA